A portion of the Carya illinoinensis cultivar Pawnee chromosome 11, C.illinoinensisPawnee_v1, whole genome shotgun sequence genome contains these proteins:
- the LOC122280929 gene encoding SNF2 domain-containing protein CLASSY 4-like: MMDYSLPIAKRTRQGRALIYEEYHEKKKKEKRKDNNGVDSVTPSVPSRGNRKKLAEMVQGISWSERLGANCKMKTQSETVSMPGRSEEASVEEIRVNDCAEEGSESMNLVGRESQGLKNKECSKMEFEGMDNVDEIMVDDSEEDVVFLAEGVGLDCVNSNSSRLTLGLLRDEGVVCIDADDETDLSVKHVNESGVLNYNGVRDSDEMISSLKGKVESSCLIFNDRDSKGTAARTRSRFRLLKRNENEDGGDDAASAFSKRNNDKDVGDNVLSDWLRRNVDEDDGDEFILETSLESSSSEDDNDDDDYEAEQLQSCGGSKKFSSNSSSQEDEEEEVAAESKNMNRGRKKRGRPKRVDAGVKMRRYGLDFVVYSDRYIDVNNHEEGSVNVLHDYVAKRTRSHFISKWRKKKMKLGTFSHPLCVDEEEIESSSGHDDSNEGGDDAYENEDDFSDDEAYHAGKKTVSTRSKYKSDKGNRGERVQSTKRMPTKCKGIRWEKSCNVMKILIDSILDKEEVRLEELASSGDEACKDESNPSVAETHLPLKFTFGIEESNSPKKSEDDKKMDELWAELELALRASEIGSIDSVKVENEDALPPEDDVDSATLCHLGNHQIILDEQVGFRCAFCSYVKMEIKYILPSFSTHPCGKSDWRDSGGAMNHSIFDELGSQDSLCDSYHDCGSREHAEGTVWDIIPGIKSSMYSHQRDGFEFIWKNIAGGIYLDELKNQTTFSGGNGCIISHAPGTGKTRLTVVFLQAYMSLNPGCRPLVIAPCSMLLTWEEEFQKWKFNIPFHNLNKPELSGKESKFADYIVRQVGHLEKTDIRILKLYSWKTDRSILGMSYKLFVKLTGERKGELKVSKQHAHLRKILLELPGIVVLDEGHIPRNSDSHILQALSNIKTEKRVILSGTPFQNNFDELYNTLCLARPKFANIRHRWGSLTSSITKATDDRLKCEKLKKVRDMIEPFVHVHKGSILQEKLPGLRDSVVILKPAQLQKSLFDELSHYAKGNHFKFEHYESLISVHPSILLKCGGKEFPSDRDKLGGLNPEAGVKTKFLMELIQLSEAMSEKVLVFSQYLRPLTFVMNQLKSHFNWTEGNEVLYINGKNDAKERQSSINVFNDPSSNIRVLLASTRACSEGINLVGASRVVLLDVVWNPSVERQAISRAHRLGQEKVVYVYHLIVFGTKEEKKYYRQVEKDLLSELVFSSSDMSDDQQKLSPSDLQDKILEEMVQHEKLKHMFEKIAYQHKESKLIETFTLLEKRSVISSSSS; this comes from the exons ATGATGGACTATAGCTTGCCTATAGCGAAGAGAACCAGGCAAGGGAGAGCCCTAATTTACGAGGAGTAccatgagaagaagaagaaggagaagaggaagGATAATAATGGGGTTGACTCGGTCACTCCAAGCGTACCCAGTAGAGGTAATAGGAAGAAATTGGCGGAGATGGTTCAAGGCATTAGCTGGTCTGAGAGATTAGGGGCTAACTGTAAAATGAAGACTCAGAGTGAGACTGTTTCTATGCCTGGTAGAAGTGAGGAGGCCAGTGTGGAAGAGATTCGTGTGAATGATTGCGCAGAAGAAGGCAGTGAATCGATGAATTTGGTGGGCAGGGAGAGTCAGGGGTTGAAGAATAAGGAATGTTCTAAGATGGAATTTGAGGGAATGGATAATGTGGATGAGATTATGGTGGATGATAGCGAGGAAGATGTGGTGTTTTTGGCTGAAGGGGTAGGTTTGGACTGCGTGAACTCGAATTCTTCGAGACTGACATTGGGGTTGCTGAGAGATGAGGGTGTTGTTTGTATTGATGCTGATGATGAGACTGATTTGAGTGTGAAACATGTGAATGAAAGTGGTGTTTTGAATTACAATGGGGTGAGGGATAGTGATGAAATGATTTCATCGTTGAAGGGAAAAGTTGAGAGTAGTTGCTTAATTTTTAATGATAGGGATAGTAAGGGTACGGCGGCCAGGACTCGGTCGCGGTTCAGATTGTTGAAAAGGAATGAGAATGAGGATGGTGGTGATGATGCTGCATCGGCTTTTTCGAAGAGGAATAATGATAAGGATGTTGGTGACAATGTTCTCTCTGATTGGCTGAGAAGGAATGTGGATGAAGATGATGGTGATGAATTTATTTTGGAGACATCATTGGAATCGTCCTCTAGTGAAGATGACAATGATGATGACGATTATGAAGCGGAACAATTGCAAAGCTGCGGGGGTTCCAAGAAGTTCAGTTCGAATAGCAGTAGTCaagaggatgaggaagaggaagtTGCTGCAGAAAGCAAGAATATGAACAGAGGACGTAAAAAAAGAGGAAGGCCTAAAAGAGTTGACGCTGGGGTCAAGATGAGGAGATATGGATTGGACTTTGTGGTGTATAGTGACAGATATATCGACGTTAATAATCACGAAGAGGGTTCTGTTAATGTGCTTCATGATTATGTAGCAAAACGAACCCGTTcccattttatttcaaaatggagaaagaagaaaatgaagcttGGAACTTTTAGTCACCCTTTATGTGTTGATGAGGAGGAAATAGAGTCTTCATCTGGACATGATGACAGTAATGAAGGCGGTGATGATGCTTATGAGAATGAAGATGATTTCAGTGATGACGAGGCTTATCATGCTGGCAAGAAAACTGTGTCTACTAGAAGCAAATATAAGAGTGACAAAGGTAATCGTGGTGAACGTGTGCAATCCACCAAGAGGATGCCCACCAAATGTAAGGGCATCCGCTGggaaaaaagttgtaatgtcaTGAAGATTCTTATAGATTCCATTTTGGACAAGGAAGAAGTTCGTCTAGAAGAGTTGGCTTCTTCTGGAGATGAGGCTTGCAAAGATGAAAGCAATCCATCAGTTGCCGAGACGCATCTACCCCTGAAGTTCACGTTTGGAATTGAGGAGTCAAATTCACCAAAGAAATCAGAAGATGATAAGAAAATGGATGAACTTTGGGCTGAGCTTGAGCTTGCACTCAGAGCTAGTGAAATTGGTTCGATCGATTCTGTTAAG GTTGAAAATGAAGATGCCCTTCCTCCAGAGGACGATGTTGATAGCGCTACCCTTTGCCACCTAGGGAATCATCAGATTATTCTTGATGAACAAGTTGGATTTAGATGTGCATTTTGCTCTTACGTCAAAATGGAGATCAAGTATATTCTACCATCTTTT AGTACACATCCTTGTGGAAAATCAGACTGGAGGGACTCAGGGGGGGCAATGAATCACTCCATCTTTGATGAGCTTGGTTCTCAAGATTCTCTTTGCGATTCCTACCATGACTGTGGATCCCGAGAGCATGCTGAAGGCACAGTGTGGGACATCATTCCAGGAATAAAAAGTAGTATGTACTCGCATCAACGTgatggttttgaatttatttggaAGAACATAGCTGGAGGAATTTATCTTGACGAGTTAAAAAACCAAACTACTTTCTCTGGTGGAAATGGGTGCATTATTTCTCATGCTCCTGGGACCGGGAAGACCCGGTTGACAGTTGTTTTTCTCCAGGCATACATGAGCTTGAATCCAGGATGTAGACCACTAGTTATTGCTCCTTGCAGCATGCTCCTTACATGGGAAGAGGAATTTCAAAAGTGGAAATTTAACATTCCCTTTCACAATCTGAACAAGCCAGAGCTGTCTGGCAAGGAAAGTAAGTTCGCTGATTACATTGTGAGGCAAGTTGGACACCTGGAGAAAACAGATATCCGTATCTTGAAGTTGTATTCCTGGAAAACGGATAGAAGCATTCTAGGGATGAGTTACAAACTGTTTGTAAAACTTACTGGTGAGAGAAAGGGTGAATTGAAGGTAAGTAAGCAACATGCTCACCTCAGAAAAATCCTCCTTGAGCTTCCTGGTATTGTAGTCCTCGATGAAGGGCACATACCTCGGAATTCTGACAGCCATATTCTGCAGGCTTTGTCAAATATCAAAACAGAAAAGCGAGTAATCCTTTCAGGAACTCCTTTTCAAAACAATTTTGATGAGCTATATAATACTCTCTGCCTTGCAAGGCCAAAGTTTGCAAACATAAGACATCGATGGGGCTCTCTTACAAGTTCCATTACCAAAGCCACTGATGACAGGCTGAAATGTGAGAAACTGAAGAAGGTTAGAGATATGATTGAGCCATTTGTGCATGTACACAAAGGTTCCATACTACAGGAGAAACTTCCTGGATTGAGGGACTCTGTGGTTATATTGAAGCCAGCCCAACTGCAGAAGAGCCTCTTTGATGAACTCAGTCATTATGCTAAAGGGAACCATTTTAAATTTGAGCATTATGAGTCTTTGATATCTGTCCATCCTTCAATCTTGCTTAAGTGTGGGGGGAAGGAGTTTCCTTCTGACCGGGATAAGTTAGGAGGATTGAATCCAGAGGCTGgagtaaaaacaaaatttttaatgGAACTCATCCAGCTTAGTGAGGCTATGAGTGAGAAAGTATTGGTTTTCAGTCAATATCTTCGTCCATTGACCTTCGTGATGAATCAGCTTAAGTCTCATTTTAATTGGACTGAAGGGAATGAGGTGCTGTATATAAATGGAAAGAATGATGCAAAGGAGCGCCAATCCTCAATTAATGTTTTCAATGATCCCAGTAGCAACATTCGGGTATTACTGGCATCGACAAGGGCTTGTTCTGAAGGTATAAATCTGGTTGGGGCTTCAAGGGTTGTTTTATTGGATGTGGTATGGAATCCATCGGTGGAAAGACAAGCTATAAGCCGTGCGCATAGGCTAGGGCAGGAAAAAGTAGTGTATGTTTACCATCTCATTGTCTTTGGGACAAAGGAAGAGAAGAAATATTATAGGCAAGTTGAGAAGGACTTGTTGTCTGAGTTGGTATTCTCTTCTTCTGACATGAGTGATGACCAGCAGAAACTCTCACCTTCAGACCTGCAGGATaaaattttggaagaaatggttcAACATGAGAAACTTAAACATATGTTTGAGAAGATAGCATACCAACATAAAGAGTCCAAACTAATTGAGACGTTTACCTTGTTGGAAAAGCGATCTGTTATATCATCATCTAGTTCTTGA